The following proteins come from a genomic window of Carassius carassius chromosome 10, fCarCar2.1, whole genome shotgun sequence:
- the rbpjl gene encoding recombining binding protein suppressor of hairless-like protein — translation MQNQRQGDGETGLDIVDSTEVSNLFSSDACFTHLREDQNFSPLPKVTRDSVRQYLQFSPDQSVIILHAKVAQKSYGNEKRFFCPPPCVYLSGHGWKLRQEQLKALGLGESSCRLFGYMGLDSSTDPRTDSFKLSFEEQTDRRMFACAKTLYISDTDKRKHFRLLLHLFHSGGQEIGTFNSRLIKVISKPSQKRQSMKNADLCISSGSKVSLFNRLRSQTVSTRYLSVEDGAFVASARQWTAFTITLVEEMQAAHSEYTVCDSYICYGCVVQLVCTDSGVALPPMVIRKVNKQHACLDVDEPVSQLHKCAFQFRDSNHMYLCLSNEKIIQFQASPCPKESNKVLLNDGSCWTIIGTEVVEYTFSENLTSHPTTISPVPVINGLELNGGGHVAMLELHGENFSPHLKVWFGNMQAETMFRSSRSLMCVVPDVSIMSGEWRWMRLPITVPLCLIRLDGLIYRSSYSFTYTPEHGAPPQGNGTAERTADSDSLIDTIHQEFTRTNFHLFMQS, via the exons ATGCAGAACCAAAGGCAAGGAGACGGAGAAACAG GCTTGGACATTGTGGACTCGACAGAAGTGTCTAACCTGTTCTCATCAGACGCGTGCTTCACTCACCTCAG GGAGGATCAGAATTTCTCCCCATTGCCAAAAGTAACCAGAGATTCAGTGAGGCAATACCTTCAATTCAGTCCTGACCAATCAGTGATCATCTTACATGCCAAAGTTGCTCAGAAGTCTTACGGCAAtgagaagag GTTTTTCTGTCCGCCTCCTTGCGTGTATCTCAGTGGACATGGATGGAAACTCAGACAGGAGCAACTGAAAG CATTAGGTCTAGGAGAGTCCAGTTGTCGGCTTTTCGGTTACATGGGTCTGGACAGCTCCACTGATCCACGGACAGACAGTTTCAAGCTGAGCTTTGAGGAGCAGACAGACAGGAGG atgtttgCTTGTGCTAAAACCTTGTATATCTCAGATACGGACAAACGAAAGCACTTTCGCCTGCTGCTGCACCTGTTTCACAGTGGAGGGCAAGAAATTGGCACATTCAACAGCAGACTCATTAAAGTCATCTCCAAACCATCACAGAAGAGGCAGTCCATGAAAAATGCTGACC tgtgCATTTCTTCAGGCTCAAAAGTATCGTTGTTTAACCGCTTGCGGTCACAGACGGTCAGTACGCGTTACCTGTCGGTGGAAGACGGGGCTTTTGTCGCCAGCGCAAGACAATGGACGGCCTTTACTATTACTTTAG TGGAGGAGATGCAAGCCGCTCATAGTGAATACACAGTGTGTGACAGCTACATCTGTTACGGCTGTGTGGTTCAGCTGGTATGCACTGACTCAGGAGTGGCACTGCCTCCAATG GTAATACGTAAAGTGAACAAGCAGCATGCATGTCTAGACGTGGATGAGCCTGTGTCTCAGCTTCATAAATGTGCTTTCCAGTTCAGAGACAGTAATCATATGTACCTGTGCCTGTCTAATGAAAAAATCATACAGTTCCAG GCCTCTCCATGTCCAAAAGAAAGTAATAAGGTGTTACTAAATGATGGCTCCTGCTGGACCATCATTGGAACGGAGGTAGTTGAATACACCTTCAGTGAGAATCTCACCAGTCACCCGACCACCATCAGCCCTGTACCTGTCATCAATGGACTAGAG TTGAATGGAGGAGGACATGTGGCCATGTTGGAGCTTCACGGAGAAAACTTCAGTCCACACTTAAAAGTCTGGTTTGGTAACATGCAGGCTGAGACAATGTTCAG GTCTTCCAGGTCTCTGATGTGTGTTGTTCCTGATGTATCCATAATGAGTGGCGAGTGGAGATGGATGAGACTACCAATCACAGTGCCTTTATGTCTGATCCGATTGGATGGGCTAATCTACAGGAGTTCATATTCATTTACTTACACCCCAGAGCACGGCGCCCCCCCTCAAGGAAACGGTACAGCAGAGAGAACCGCAGACTCAGACTCACTCATAGACACCATTCACCAGGAGTTCACACGGACAAACTTTCACCTATTTATGCAGAGCTga